CGAAGATGTCCAGCTGGCAGTCCGCGGGCTTGGGCTCGGGGAGCCGGCTCTCATCCACGTACCGCACCTTCACGCCTCCACACGCGCAGAGCACCGCGCTGGCGGCGAGGGCGGGCAGCAGCATGCGCTTCGACGAGGGCTTCATGAGAGCGGCTCCTGAGGGAGAAGAGGAAGCCGCGTCATAGCACACGCTCGCAGGAGCCTGCGCTCCGGCAAGCAGCGCTTCAACGCTGATCCGAAGACGTACTCGTTGCTGTCACCGAATGCGACCACGTTGGGCAAGCGGACTCCCCCGGCTCCGGAGCAGACAGCGGCTCCAAGCATGCTTCCGGGTTCAACTCTCAACAGCTCCGCGCCCCGCCGCTTCATCCCACCTATGCGCCGGCGCGTCGGCAGCGGCTCGAAGTGGTTTGCACGCCCGGAACTTCTCGCAAGAGGATGCGCGCCCGGGTCACTCATCCGCCACGGCAATGGAGACACACATGGTTCGCTGGATTCAGGGAGCGCTGGTCGGAGTCATTGCGGTGGTGAGCTGTGCAGTGATGGGTGGATGCGCCGCCATGCGCGGCCAGGGACAAACGAGAGAATTGCCCGCATGGTGAGCGAGTACGACGAGGGCATGTCCGCCGCCGAGAGAGTCTTGCCCGACTCGCCCGACGCAGCCGCAAACATCCGAGTGCCCTACCAGCAAGTCCGCCGCTGCCGGGAGGACCACCCAAGCGAGGTTCAGGACTATCCGGATGTCGAGGTGCAGACCTCCCGCGGCACCCGCGGCTGTGGCGAGAGGCGCATCTCCCTGACGAGTAATGTGGATGGGACGGGTGCCTGGACGCGCCCGATTCGCCAGGCGCAGGATGACGACTACATTCCGAAGCCGTGCGACAAGATGGAGAAGGCGGCCCCGCCTCCGCCCGGCAAGGATTTCGAATCGGCGCACGCTGGCATCCAGGGCCTCTGCGGCCCGACCGCGCGCATCTATTACCAGGAGTGGCAGCACCGGACGAATGCCCTGGGCGTGGCGGTGCAGCGCCAAGCGGGCGTCATCTGCCAGGTGGTCGACGAGACGCGTCCGAAGTGGTGGATGGAGAGCTTCTAGCCCTCAGCGCGAAGCGGAGCTCGCCGGGGCCGGCGGGCACCGCCGTGGGCGGCTCGTCCATGGGCGGCCTGGCCGCGCTCTATGCGCACTTCCGCCATCCGGACCTGTTCGGCGCCGCGCTGTGCATGTCACCGTCCCTGGGGTTCGCGGACAGAAAGATCTTCGACTACGTCGCCGCGCAGCCCAAGCCGTGGACCTCGCGCATCTACATCGACGCGGGCGCCAAGGAAGACGGGGGCTCCATGGTCGCCGACGCGGAGCGCCTGGTCCACCACCTGCGCGAGCGCGGCTGGGACGGCGGGGTCCGTCAGCGGCCTCCTCGGCCCCTGTGCTCCCTCCCTCCCCCTCAACTGGGACCCCATCCCTCTATGCGCTTGCCTGTTTTTTCATTTTTTTTGGGACGACCGGGAATTCGGGCCCTCTTCCTCATGAACTCGCCGGTCACAGGAAGAACGATGCGCAAAACGATGATGCCCCTCTTGGCGTTTGCGTCGCTGGCGCTCGTCCCCACGGCCTTGGCCGGCAACACCGTCCTGGCGCCGCACTCCGGCACGGTGACGGCCACTACGTACAACCCGGATGGCTCGTTCCACGGCGCTGTGGACATCACCCCCAGCGCCCCCTGCGGCTACTGGGGCGTCTCGACAGGGTTCGTGGGCTCTCTCTTGTGGAACATCACCATCAACAGCACCGCGACCACGTGCACGGCCGCCACCGGCAACGTGGCCCTGCACACCTTCGCGGACGGAATGGCGTTCCGCGTCAAGGACTTCCTCAGGACCCCCGCCTCGGCCGACAAGACGTGCGATCGCTGCCAGATCGGAGACTCGGGCATCAACACTCACCTCCAGGTCAACAAGAGCGGCACCAAGGACACCTCCTGGTACTCGGGCTACACCACCCAGGGTGAGGTCATCGATCTCGGAGAGATCATCGGCGTCATCAACTAGCGCGCTCCCGTTCCCGAAGTTTCCCCACACACGGGCCGGGAGACCGGCCGAGAGGCACTCACGATGCGCAACATGATGAAGATGGCCCTGGCGGCGCTGGTTTCCCTGGCGCTCATTCCCACCGCGGCGGCCGCGCACACGGTCAAGGGGCCGTACTCCGGCAC
The DNA window shown above is from Hyalangium minutum and carries:
- a CDS encoding alpha/beta hydrolase-fold protein; the protein is MDGELLALSAKRSSPGPAGTAVGGSSMGGLAALYAHFRHPDLFGAALCMSPSLGFADRKIFDYVAAQPKPWTSRIYIDAGAKEDGGSMVADAERLVHHLRERGWDGGVRQRPPRPLCSLPPPQLGPHPSMRLPVFSFFLGRPGIRALFLMNSPVTGRTMRKTMMPLLAFASLALVPTALAGNTVLAPHSGTVTATTYNPDGSFHGAVDITPSAPCGYWGVSTGFVGSLLWNITINSTATTCTAATGNVALHTFADGMAFRVKDFLRTPASADKTCDRCQIGDSGINTHLQVNKSGTKDTSWYSGYTTQGEVIDLGEIIGVIN